In one window of Paraburkholderia sp. PREW-6R DNA:
- a CDS encoding peptidyl-prolyl cis-trans isomerase has product MRKTTSHLGTTVNALCVVAFASVSLSVAMTGLARADDANSAASQTGAAIVHPFGMQAAGTGGLPQGVVALVNGVDISVGQLDNALQASRQPDTPQVRQALKDQLIARELFRQNAEKAHYDTKPEVQQAINAAKVNAETQLYLKDSIHPEPVTDAQVKARYDQIVASLGKEEYKPRVIAVTDDATATAVLQKLRSGASFDALARQYSVAPSKASGGELPWVSFRTPLSEGNTQGLPLAVAQTITQLPAGGVTPQPVVTGPAANAPRVILKLDAKRPTQVPSFDQAKDTIRQQLQALALEKAAAQFTGDLIKGAAITQ; this is encoded by the coding sequence ATGAGAAAAACCACCTCCCACCTGGGTACCACCGTCAACGCGCTATGCGTGGTGGCTTTCGCTTCCGTATCGCTGAGCGTCGCGATGACAGGGCTGGCCCGTGCAGACGATGCGAACAGCGCCGCCAGTCAGACCGGCGCCGCGATCGTGCATCCCTTCGGCATGCAGGCCGCGGGAACTGGCGGCTTGCCGCAGGGTGTCGTGGCCCTCGTCAATGGAGTCGATATTTCTGTTGGACAGCTCGATAACGCGCTGCAGGCTTCGCGACAACCGGATACGCCGCAAGTGCGGCAGGCGCTCAAGGACCAGCTGATTGCCCGCGAACTGTTCCGGCAGAACGCCGAAAAGGCGCATTACGATACGAAGCCCGAAGTGCAGCAGGCGATCAACGCGGCGAAGGTCAATGCTGAAACGCAGTTGTACCTCAAGGACAGCATCCATCCGGAGCCTGTGACCGATGCGCAGGTAAAAGCGCGCTATGACCAGATCGTCGCCTCGCTTGGCAAGGAAGAGTACAAGCCCCGCGTCATTGCCGTGACCGACGACGCAACTGCGACGGCAGTGCTGCAAAAGCTCAGATCTGGCGCATCGTTTGATGCGCTCGCCCGTCAGTACAGCGTGGCACCGAGCAAGGCGTCGGGTGGCGAACTGCCGTGGGTCAGTTTCAGGACGCCGCTCAGTGAGGGCAATACGCAGGGCCTGCCGCTGGCGGTGGCGCAGACGATCACGCAGTTGCCGGCCGGCGGCGTCACGCCACAGCCAGTCGTGACTGGTCCGGCGGCCAATGCACCGCGTGTCATCCTGAAGCTCGACGCGAAGCGGCCGACGCAGGTACCGTCGTTCGATCAGGCGAAGGACACGATCCGGCAGCAGTTGCAGGCGCTCGCACTGGAGAAAGCGGCCGCGCAGTTCACCGGCGACCTGATCAAGGGTGCAGCGATTACGCAATAG
- the istB gene encoding IS21-like element helper ATPase IstB, protein MNAPAHDNGRLALMLNELRLPTIGRLWPEFAERSDKEGWQASRLLGALLEHELAERVKRRIERHRTESHLDPTKTLANFDFGMLPMVSKAHVTALATGESWLEKGATILLFGPPGAGKSHLGSAIGHALIDAGYRVLFTRTSELVQKLQAARQSLQLPSAPAKLDRFDLIILDDLSYARKDQAETSVLFELIAERYERKSLLITANQPFSGWNDVFPDPGMTVAAIDRLVHHSTIFELNVESYRRRKASDKQSARRRQLPDDNYDGGATTMN, encoded by the coding sequence ATGAACGCTCCCGCCCACGACAACGGCCGTCTGGCCCTGATGCTCAACGAGCTACGTTTGCCGACCATCGGCAGGTTGTGGCCCGAGTTCGCGGAGCGCTCTGACAAGGAAGGCTGGCAGGCTTCACGGCTGCTCGGCGCATTGCTCGAGCACGAACTGGCCGAGCGAGTCAAACGACGCATCGAGCGCCACCGAACCGAGTCGCATCTGGATCCGACCAAGACGCTTGCTAACTTCGACTTCGGCATGCTGCCGATGGTCTCGAAAGCGCATGTCACGGCGCTGGCAACCGGGGAATCCTGGCTGGAGAAAGGCGCCACGATTCTCCTGTTCGGGCCGCCTGGCGCCGGCAAGAGTCATCTTGGATCGGCCATCGGACACGCGCTGATCGACGCTGGCTACCGGGTGCTGTTCACGCGCACCAGCGAACTCGTCCAGAAGCTCCAGGCTGCACGCCAGAGCCTGCAACTGCCATCCGCGCCCGCGAAGCTCGATCGCTTCGATCTCATCATCCTGGATGACCTGTCGTACGCGCGCAAGGACCAGGCCGAAACCAGCGTACTGTTCGAACTGATCGCCGAGAGGTATGAGCGCAAAAGTCTTTTAATAACGGCCAATCAGCCGTTCTCTGGCTGGAACGATGTGTTCCCCGACCCCGGCATGACGGTCGCAGCCATCGACCGGCTCGTCCATCACTCGACGATCTTCGAGCTGAACGTCGAAAGCTATCGCCGTCGTAAGGCCAGCGACAAACAGAGCGCGCGCCGGCGACAATTACCCGACGACAATTACGATGGAGGCGCGACAACTATGAATTAG
- a CDS encoding filamentous hemagglutinin N-terminal domain-containing protein, translating into MGGTASAAGIVADGGTATSVSTGANGHQIVNIAPVTGGVSNNTYSSFNVGSAGADLNNTGINARTIVNQVTSTNPSLIQGAVSVLGPRANVILANPNGITVDGGSFVNAGHVVLSTGQVSFNDLTLAPGVTQRNVVLTTNGGTITIGAGGLSGTLVNLDLIAKQLAVNGPVTNSFTSSTGGIRAIVGDSTNTYDTSFSPSDNGHDWLVSSTSPNASSTGFAVDITALGGLTAGRVQLIVTDQGAGVRNLGQLYASAGDIVVSASGDISASGGSIKAEHDVDIATTGALSLTGAQMSAANNVTVHASSITLADGATGATAVPTALTAGNAVNLTSTGDISSTGSLIQAGNVASSGTAAAAATGGDVTLSAGGSIRNASSPANLGIIFAANGSTVLSAQGDITNDNARILANQSVSLTTQGDVLNTIDHTGGTNGGQPVAYSSRGGSFLFFTHTTSGFGVDYGTVSQPDQLAYIAATSGPVTISGRNVTNEGGIIQSNDAAVKISAQQAFTNAAVFSGQASYSRGCWIVCYASASSNVTPYGGTIQPGTDISISAGTVARNVGGNVFALGNIDVSAPVTYAQGVTGYSALNQDRGFKAFFGSSWAQIIAADVGGGFTANGLVTLTGEGVIDGGYVTGSKGVSATGGLTTIRAPGRTPVQIGQHLGLTTWWWR; encoded by the coding sequence ATGGGGGGCACCGCTTCGGCGGCCGGCATCGTCGCCGACGGTGGTACCGCGACATCCGTTTCAACTGGAGCGAACGGTCACCAGATCGTGAACATCGCACCAGTAACCGGTGGCGTATCGAACAACACCTATTCGTCGTTCAATGTCGGTTCGGCAGGCGCGGACCTGAACAACACAGGCATCAACGCGCGTACGATCGTCAATCAGGTAACAAGTACAAATCCGTCGCTGATCCAGGGTGCGGTTAGTGTGCTGGGTCCGCGCGCGAACGTCATTCTGGCCAATCCGAACGGCATCACGGTCGATGGGGGCAGCTTCGTGAACGCCGGGCACGTGGTGCTGTCCACGGGGCAGGTGAGCTTCAACGACCTCACGCTTGCGCCCGGCGTTACACAGCGCAATGTCGTGCTGACGACGAACGGCGGGACGATCACGATCGGCGCCGGCGGTCTGTCCGGCACGCTCGTGAACCTCGATCTGATCGCAAAGCAACTGGCCGTGAATGGTCCGGTGACAAACAGCTTTACCAGTTCGACGGGAGGCATCCGCGCGATCGTTGGCGACAGTACGAACACCTACGACACCAGCTTTTCCCCGAGCGATAACGGTCACGACTGGCTTGTCAGTTCCACGTCACCCAATGCCAGCAGCACCGGCTTCGCAGTGGACATCACGGCGCTGGGCGGTCTGACAGCGGGTCGTGTGCAACTGATCGTGACAGACCAGGGCGCGGGCGTGCGCAACCTCGGGCAGCTCTACGCGAGCGCGGGCGATATCGTCGTATCGGCCAGCGGCGATATCAGCGCGTCCGGCGGCTCAATCAAGGCCGAGCACGACGTCGATATCGCGACAACGGGCGCGCTGTCGCTGACTGGCGCACAGATGAGCGCCGCAAACAACGTGACGGTCCACGCGAGCAGTATTACGCTGGCCGACGGCGCGACGGGTGCAACTGCAGTGCCGACCGCGCTCACGGCAGGCAACGCAGTGAATCTGACGAGTACAGGCGATATCAGCAGTACCGGCAGCCTGATTCAGGCCGGGAATGTGGCATCGAGCGGAACGGCTGCTGCTGCCGCGACAGGCGGTGACGTGACGCTCTCGGCCGGCGGCAGCATCAGGAATGCATCGAGCCCGGCGAACCTCGGGATCATCTTCGCAGCCAACGGCTCGACGGTGCTAAGCGCGCAGGGCGACATCACCAACGACAACGCGCGTATTCTTGCTAACCAGTCCGTGAGCCTCACGACGCAGGGCGACGTGCTCAACACGATCGATCACACAGGCGGCACCAACGGTGGCCAGCCGGTTGCGTATTCAAGCCGCGGCGGCAGCTTCCTTTTCTTCACCCACACGACGAGCGGTTTCGGCGTCGACTACGGCACCGTGAGCCAGCCAGACCAGCTCGCGTACATTGCGGCAACCAGCGGTCCGGTCACGATCTCGGGGCGCAACGTCACAAACGAAGGCGGCATCATCCAGTCAAATGACGCGGCCGTGAAGATCTCGGCGCAGCAGGCGTTCACCAATGCGGCCGTGTTTTCCGGTCAGGCCAGCTATTCGCGCGGCTGCTGGATTGTCTGTTATGCCAGCGCATCGAGCAACGTGACGCCGTATGGCGGCACGATCCAGCCCGGAACCGATATCTCGATTTCCGCTGGTACCGTGGCACGCAACGTTGGCGGCAACGTCTTCGCATTGGGTAACATTGACGTCAGTGCACCCGTCACCTACGCGCAGGGCGTGACCGGCTATTCGGCGCTTAATCAGGACCGCGGCTTCAAGGCTTTCTTTGGCAGTAGCTGGGCGCAGATCATCGCGGCTGACGTGGGCGGCGGCTTCACGGCGAACGGACTCGTTACGCTCACCGGCGAAGGCGTGATCGATGGCGGCTATGTCACCGGTAGCAAGGGTGTGTCCGCGACAGGTGGTCTCACGACCATACGCGCGCCGGGACGTACCCCCGTGCAGATCGGCCAGCATCTCGGGCTCACCACATGGTGGTGGCGCTGA
- a CDS encoding DUF1851 domain-containing protein produces MFDLFSSVFKVDGDGAVATMPTDSVARDPDIVALRALFAGMSFNRGLYRVLENSVAGTIQRTVGHAFPALAARIECFGVDWLGRVFSADSGRRIDGKSAVVMLEPGSGQALEMPCHVTSFHDEEICECADAALADGFSRKWLASGGASPMVSQCVGYKRPLFLGGRTSFIILNSQTSTSTGRYQPR; encoded by the coding sequence ATGTTTGACCTTTTTTCGTCAGTGTTCAAAGTCGACGGAGACGGCGCTGTCGCAACCATGCCGACTGACAGCGTTGCACGTGACCCGGATATTGTTGCCTTGCGTGCGCTATTTGCAGGCATGTCGTTTAATCGCGGTTTGTATCGTGTGCTAGAAAACTCTGTAGCAGGAACGATTCAACGAACAGTCGGACACGCATTTCCGGCGCTCGCCGCGCGCATCGAATGTTTTGGTGTCGACTGGCTCGGCCGTGTTTTTTCTGCTGATTCGGGGCGCAGGATCGATGGCAAATCTGCCGTAGTAATGCTTGAACCAGGCTCAGGTCAAGCTCTTGAGATGCCTTGCCATGTGACTTCATTCCACGATGAAGAGATATGTGAATGCGCGGACGCAGCTCTCGCGGACGGATTTTCCAGAAAATGGCTTGCCTCCGGGGGAGCCTCTCCGATGGTAAGTCAATGTGTCGGATATAAGCGACCGCTTTTTCTTGGGGGGCGGACGAGCTTCATAATCTTGAACTCACAGACCTCGACGTCTACTGGACGCTATCAGCCCAGATGA
- the istA gene encoding IS21 family transposase, with protein MLTQEQAVEIKVLARRGTAVREIARQTGLSRNTVRRYLRNEQASRYSQREPRATKLDPFKDYLLERVAAARPHWIPATVLLRELQEAGYEGGISQLKAFLVPHKRPEVEPVVRFETAPGKQMQADFTVIRRGREPLLALVATMGYSRASFVRFTAREDAATLCECLREALVYFGGTPEHVLFDNAKSVVIERDAFGEGQHRWNTQLLALAETYGFTPKVCRPYRAKTKGKVERFNRYLKESFVVPLAATLRSSGLKLDVGAANAHIGRWLSEIANVRRHATTGERPAVLLATEQAALLPLPTQAPALAVPDNRRVLPRESLQHPLAVYDALLEVAA; from the coding sequence ATGCTGACTCAGGAGCAAGCAGTGGAAATCAAGGTATTGGCCCGGCGTGGGACGGCGGTGCGCGAGATAGCGAGGCAAACAGGTTTATCGCGCAATACTGTGCGACGCTATCTGAGGAACGAGCAGGCTAGCCGCTACAGCCAGCGTGAGCCGCGAGCAACGAAGCTCGACCCGTTCAAGGACTATCTGCTGGAGCGCGTCGCCGCCGCGCGGCCGCACTGGATTCCGGCAACGGTTCTGCTACGCGAATTGCAGGAAGCTGGATACGAAGGCGGCATCAGTCAGCTCAAGGCGTTTCTGGTGCCCCACAAGCGTCCCGAAGTCGAACCGGTGGTGCGCTTCGAGACTGCGCCCGGCAAGCAGATGCAGGCCGATTTCACCGTTATCCGGCGTGGACGCGAGCCATTGCTCGCGCTGGTCGCGACGATGGGTTACAGCCGCGCGAGCTTCGTGCGGTTCACCGCGCGCGAGGACGCCGCGACGCTTTGCGAATGCCTGCGCGAAGCGCTCGTGTACTTCGGGGGCACGCCGGAGCATGTGTTGTTTGACAACGCGAAGTCCGTGGTCATCGAGCGCGATGCATTCGGCGAGGGCCAGCATCGGTGGAATACGCAGTTGCTGGCGCTGGCGGAAACCTATGGGTTCACGCCGAAGGTGTGTCGTCCGTATCGCGCGAAGACCAAGGGCAAGGTCGAACGGTTCAACCGCTATCTCAAGGAGAGCTTCGTTGTGCCCCTTGCCGCGACGCTCAGGTCGTCAGGGTTGAAGCTGGACGTTGGGGCCGCCAACGCGCACATCGGCCGATGGCTGTCAGAAATTGCCAACGTGCGCCGTCACGCGACGACGGGTGAGCGTCCAGCGGTGCTGCTTGCAACCGAGCAGGCGGCGCTTCTTCCGTTGCCGACGCAGGCACCTGCGCTCGCTGTGCCGGACAACCGCCGGGTGCTGCCACGCGAGAGCCTGCAACACCCGCTGGCGGTCTACGACGCGTTGCTGGAGGTCGCCGCATGA
- the istB gene encoding IS21-like element helper ATPase IstB: MNLQHERIAALCVQLKLDCIATDWAPLAQRTATTDSSMADFLEQLLQAELGAREQRKRQVLTKLAALPGVKTLEQYDFAFASGAPRAQIQELASLAFIERAENVVLLGPSGVGKTHIATSLAYRAAQAGIKTRFITAADLMMQLAAARQQNRLREFFNRAVIGPRLLVIDEIGYLPFGREEANLFFNVVAKRYERGSVVLTSNLPFTQWATAFADDQTLTAAMLDRLLHHAHIVQISGESYRLKDKRKAGQTGTRASAKAAG, from the coding sequence ATGAATCTGCAACATGAACGGATTGCCGCGCTGTGCGTGCAACTCAAACTCGATTGCATCGCTACCGACTGGGCGCCGCTCGCACAACGCACCGCAACGACTGATTCGAGTATGGCCGACTTCCTTGAACAGCTTCTGCAAGCGGAGCTCGGCGCGCGCGAGCAGCGCAAGCGTCAGGTTCTGACAAAGCTGGCGGCGTTGCCGGGCGTCAAGACGCTTGAGCAATACGACTTCGCCTTCGCCAGCGGCGCGCCGCGTGCGCAGATTCAGGAACTGGCGAGCCTGGCGTTCATCGAGCGTGCAGAGAATGTCGTGCTGCTCGGACCATCGGGGGTCGGCAAGACACATATTGCGACCTCGCTTGCGTATCGTGCGGCGCAAGCGGGCATCAAGACGCGGTTCATCACGGCCGCCGACCTGATGATGCAACTGGCCGCCGCGCGACAGCAGAACCGCTTGCGGGAATTCTTCAATCGAGCGGTCATCGGACCCAGGCTGCTCGTTATCGACGAAATCGGCTACCTCCCATTCGGACGCGAAGAGGCAAACCTGTTCTTCAATGTCGTCGCGAAACGCTATGAGCGCGGTTCAGTCGTCTTGACCAGCAACCTGCCGTTCACGCAGTGGGCGACGGCCTTCGCTGACGACCAGACGCTGACAGCGGCGATGCTCGACAGGCTTTTACATCACGCTCATATCGTGCAAATCAGCGGTGAGAGCTATCGATTGAAGGACAAGAGAAAGGCGGGACAAACAGGTACGCGGGCAAGCGCGAAAGCAGCCGGGTGA
- a CDS encoding ShlB/FhaC/HecB family hemolysin secretion/activation protein encodes MRKSSRIVRRAVRLALLPGALCGLHLTPSQAQTAAPGPVPFPAARPVQDPAQQLIDQQKERARQQELNQPPPSIAVPTTEQTLDVPPGTPVDQIDESGPTFRVDHIEVSGNTVLAQSKLDVITAPFVGQKLGSHRLGVLLKRLTDAFVSSGYVTTRAFLGPQNLESGTLKITVQVGHVEQYTVNGQPVHRLKKDERAAGGGWLTDAGYENAFPIAPGDPLRLEDLDQGVSQINRLRRNQAEVQILPGQSAGDSIVAIRNQPGDRVYTTLGVDNYGSTATGVTRYRAGIEADNLIGLQESVSLNFIDSLDSNALVGSVAVPFGRHTFSYTLSDSEYQQVVGTTALVYGRTLSHIFGWNYTVGRTQADITNLDATLSWRRTDREVNDIDFNPQHLAVLRVGGNWLHKFVLNDAPGNVTLDAGISQGLPWLEADHDTQGAARGDAHSQFTKLDATASFTVPLPEIRDAVFAYRGVIGGQYTNVALYGSEQLYLGGMDTIRGFRSGEIVGDRGLYSRNEIAWVNAPAWKDGRIEPYVFLDAGKAGLVAASGFPTLAGVGGGLRAQWQWHQQILSGEVTVGRALTQPASLGPKATLVLATANWNY; translated from the coding sequence ATGCGGAAGTCTTCCAGAATCGTGCGTCGGGCGGTACGTCTGGCGCTGCTGCCCGGTGCGCTCTGTGGACTCCACCTCACTCCTTCGCAGGCGCAGACTGCCGCGCCCGGTCCTGTGCCTTTTCCGGCCGCGCGACCGGTGCAGGATCCGGCGCAACAGCTGATCGACCAGCAGAAGGAGCGGGCGAGACAGCAGGAGCTGAATCAGCCGCCCCCGTCGATCGCGGTACCAACGACAGAGCAGACGCTTGACGTTCCCCCCGGCACACCGGTCGACCAGATCGACGAGAGCGGGCCGACTTTCCGGGTCGATCACATCGAGGTGAGCGGCAACACCGTGCTGGCGCAATCGAAGCTCGATGTGATCACGGCGCCGTTCGTGGGCCAGAAACTGGGCTCCCACCGTCTGGGCGTGCTCCTGAAAAGGCTCACCGATGCGTTCGTGTCGAGCGGGTACGTGACCACGCGCGCCTTCCTCGGGCCGCAGAACCTTGAATCCGGCACGCTGAAGATTACCGTCCAGGTCGGACACGTGGAGCAGTACACGGTCAATGGGCAACCTGTTCACCGGCTGAAGAAGGATGAGCGCGCCGCGGGCGGCGGCTGGCTCACCGATGCCGGCTACGAAAACGCCTTCCCGATCGCGCCGGGCGACCCGCTGCGGCTGGAGGATCTCGACCAGGGCGTCTCGCAGATCAACCGACTGCGGCGCAATCAGGCGGAGGTGCAGATCCTGCCGGGCCAGAGTGCGGGGGATTCGATTGTCGCGATTCGAAACCAGCCCGGCGATCGCGTCTACACGACACTCGGCGTCGATAACTATGGCAGCACCGCCACCGGCGTGACGCGGTACCGGGCGGGGATCGAGGCCGACAACCTGATCGGTCTGCAGGAGTCGGTGAGTCTGAATTTCATCGACAGCCTCGACAGCAATGCGCTCGTTGGTTCGGTCGCGGTGCCGTTCGGCCGCCATACGTTCAGCTACACGCTGTCGGACTCCGAATACCAGCAGGTGGTCGGCACAACGGCGCTCGTGTACGGCCGCACGCTAAGCCATATCTTCGGCTGGAACTACACGGTTGGCCGCACGCAGGCGGACATCACGAATCTTGATGCAACGTTGTCATGGCGGCGCACCGATCGGGAGGTCAACGATATCGACTTCAATCCGCAGCATCTGGCGGTGTTGAGAGTCGGCGGCAACTGGCTGCACAAGTTCGTGCTGAACGACGCGCCAGGCAATGTCACGCTCGATGCGGGCATTTCGCAAGGCCTGCCGTGGCTCGAGGCCGATCACGATACGCAGGGAGCCGCGCGCGGTGACGCACACAGCCAGTTCACCAAATTGGATGCGACCGCGAGCTTCACGGTGCCGCTACCGGAAATCCGCGACGCGGTCTTTGCGTATCGGGGCGTGATCGGTGGCCAGTACACGAACGTAGCGTTGTACGGCTCCGAACAACTGTATCTCGGCGGCATGGATACCATCCGCGGCTTCCGTTCTGGCGAGATCGTTGGTGACCGCGGGCTGTATTCGCGTAACGAGATCGCATGGGTGAACGCGCCGGCGTGGAAGGACGGACGCATTGAGCCTTATGTGTTTCTTGACGCCGGCAAGGCGGGTCTTGTCGCGGCATCAGGCTTTCCGACACTTGCAGGTGTCGGCGGAGGTCTGCGCGCGCAATGGCAATGGCACCAGCAGATCCTGTCCGGCGAGGTGACGGTCGGTCGGGCGCTCACTCAACCGGCCAGCCTGGGTCCGAAAGCGACTCTCGTGCTGGCTACGGCAAACTGGAATTACTGA